In the genome of Kluyveromyces marxianus DMKU3-1042 DNA, complete genome, chromosome 1, one region contains:
- the FOL2 gene encoding GTP cyclohydrolase I: protein MENKHISQVSDLERNSTPLNIRPASPYTLNPPVEKDGLSWPSIGARKRVDESEEEEQARADRIAEAVKTILQELGEDTSREGLLDTPQRYAKAMLFFTKGYQDNILDDVIKKAVFEEDHDEMVIVRDIEIFSLCEHHLVPFFGKVHIGYIPNKKVLGLSKLARLAEMYARRFQVQERLTKQIAMALSDILKPRGVAVVIEATHMCMVSRGVQKTGSSTVTSCMLGYLRESHKTREEFLNLLGRRS from the coding sequence ATGGAGAACAAGCACATTTCGCAGGTGAGCGACCTTGAACGGAACTCTACGCCTTTGAACATCAGGCCAGCGTCGCCATACACGTTGAATCCTCCTGTGGAGAAAGATGGGTTGTCGTGGCCTAGTATTGGGGCTCGCAAGAGGGTTGATGAAagcgaagaagaagagcaggCTCGAGCAGATAGAATTGCGGAGGCTGTGAAGACGATTTTGCAGGAGCTCGGGGAGGATACGTCGCGTGAAGGGTTACTGGATACTCCACAACGGTATGCGAAGGCGATGTTGTTCTTTACGAAGGGGTATCAGGACAATATTTTGGATGATGTGATCAAGAAGGCGgtctttgaagaagatcacGATGAAATGGTTATTGTGCGGGATATTGAGATCTTCTCGCTTTGTGAGCACCATTTGGTGCCCTTCTTCGGGAAGGTGCACATTGGGTACATTCCTAATAAGAAGGTGTTGGGGTTGTCGAAGTTGGCGCGGTTAGCGGAGATGTATGCCAGACGGTTCCAGGTGCAAGAACGGTTGACGAAACAGATTGCGATGGCTTTGAGCGATATCTTGAAGCCACGCGGTGTGGCGGTTGTGATTGAGGCGACGCACATGTGCATGGTGTCGCGTGGAGTGCAAAAGACTGGTTCTTCTACGGTGACGTCGTGTATGCTGGGCTACTTGAGAGAGTCGCACAAGACCAGAGAAGAGTTTTTGAACTTGTTGGGCAGGAGAAGCTAG
- the HUA1 gene encoding Hua1p, with amino-acid sequence MGRPNDGLPTYEEVISQETGNSNTPPLPARPQTHSESHSYSYTTSQTQSEYYGGAPPQQPPRPSNNNNNNLPFTYPPRYYCRKCRNTGYKIKNGHKCKTCWSKFYTPPPPAPAPPVTAVPVTAAPITVAVNPSGIVYGPVNPVPGPAPAAPNANPIYVRPGDPRIGGFLCPTCNGTGQVRFLLDKVPCVDCHGVGRVFNAYHRPY; translated from the coding sequence ATGGGACGCCCAAACGACGGACTACCGACTTATGAAGAAGTAATCTCACAAGAAACAGGAAACTCAAACACCCCTCCGCTGCCTGCACGGCCCCAAACCCATAGCGAGAGTCACAGTTACAGTTACACCACTTCCCAAACGCAATCTGAATACTATGGTGGAGCCCCACCTCAACAACCCCCAAGACCAtccaataataataataataacctCCCATTCACCTATCCTCCTCGCTACTATTGCAGAAAATGCAGAAATACGGGTTACAAGATCAAAAACGGCCACAAGTGCAAGACATGTTGGTCTAAATTCTACACTCCGCCACCCCCAGCACCAGCTCCACCAGTAACAGCTGTCCCAGTCACAGCTGCCCCTATAACTGTTGCAGTAAACCCTTCAGGAATAGTATACGGCCCAGTAAACCCAGTGCCAGGcccagcaccagcagccCCAAATGCCAATCCAATATACGTGCGTCCAGGAGATCCCAGAATTGGTGGATTCCTGTGTCCCACTTGTAACGGAACAGGCCAGGTCCGCTTCCTCTTGGACAAAGTGCCATGTGTCGATTGTCACGGTGTAGGCCGTGTTTTCAACGCCTACCACCGGCCCTACTGA
- the TDA1 gene encoding protein kinase TDA1: protein MSGKSDYVTIGEKVWPDGCRAVGQGTATGLGSGPSQYQCTYVTKKSALGDGHFSVVKECMNTMTKDRYAMKLVDKRLVVDKLQLIQREISVLKRISELIRELERVKKTESGGNQAVFEGHHHVLQLFDFFETPKNIVLITQLCEPEDLYDKILNAGHLDLKKQVQPFTACILSALQFLHEHGIIHRDIKAENVLFRLRNSSSSNALLEVPQEGADYDTSAHDLILADFGLAIKASTGSTEFVGTISYLAPEIVACKNSARMSAVQLNRLRPYGRGVDIWALGVLCYFMAFGYMPFDCETDAETMDCITKSDYYMDEEKVQDPDFKEFWSFLERCFDVEMDTRSSADELAAHGFLCAQYFPNKLAKSTDVAKGNNATKLTTKPVLKVSKSSSNIHSRAPPSRSASTLSMDLGESMRRSNSSEANLNRIRETLKKTLSMTSIKNAGGIPNPNANIANNFNRGISTFTLEPELPNVALMNGCLCATPKSYSNFTTSPVMSRNASRSNINTAYGSWNEPHISALNSGATLTDSEAQAQNETMSLAMALGTGTSQGTVTGGEPIHRNHKTVFEL from the coding sequence ATGTCTGGAAAGTCGGATTACGTTACTATTGGAGAAAAGGTTTGGCCCGATGGATGCAGGGCCGTTGGTCAAGGTACAGCAACAGGACTTGGTTCAGGTCCTAGCCAGTACCAATGTACGTATGTGACCAAGAAAAGTGCTCTAGGTGATGGCCATTTCAGTGTAGTGAAAGAATGTATGAATACAATGACAAAAGACCGGTATGCAATGAAACTGGTCGACAAGAGACTGGTAGTGGACAAGCTACAGTTGATCCAGCGGGAGATTAGTGTGTTGAAACGGATCAGCGAGTTGATCAGGGAGTTGGAACGTGTTAAGAAAACGGAAAGTGGTGGGAACCAGGCTGTTTTTGAAGGTCATCACCACGTTCTACAGCTAtttgacttctttgaaaCTCCAAAGAACATTGTGCTTATCACGCAACTCTGCGAGCCCGAAGACCTTTACGACAAGATCTTGAATGCTGGCCATTTGgacttgaagaaacagGTGCAGCCATTCACGGCTTGTATTCTGAGTGCGCTGCAATTCTTGCACGAACACGGAATTATTCATCGGGATATCAAGGCCGAGAACGTATTGTTCCGGCTACGGAACTCGAGCTCGAGCAACGCGTTGCTCGAAGTGCCCCAGGAGGGCGCTGATTACGATACCAGTGCACACGACTTGATTTTGGCCGATTTTGGGCTTGCCATCAAGGCTAGCACCGGGAGCACAGAGTTTGTCGGAACAATCTCGTACTTGGCACCGGAAATCGTCGCATGTAAGAACAGCGCCCGGATGTCTGCCGTGCAATTGAACAGGTTGAGACCCTACGGACGCGGGGTTGATATCTGGGCGCTTGGGGTGTTGTGCTACTTCATGGCGTTTGGTTACATGCCTTTTGATTGCGAGACAGATGCCGAGACAATGGACTGCATTACAAAGAGCGACTACTACATGGATGAGGAAAAAGTCCAGGATCCCGACTTTAAGGAGTTCTGGTCGTTCTTGGAGCGCTGCTTTGACGTTGAAATGGACACACGTAGCTCAGCGGACGAATTGGCAGCACATGGGTTCTTGTGTGCGCAATATTTCCCAAATAAACTAGCGAAAAGCACTGACGTCGCCAAGGGAAACAACGCTACAAAATTAACAACAAAGCCTGTGCTCAAGGTTTCTAAATCATCTTCGAACATCCACTCTCGTGCTCCACCATCAAGGTCTGCCAGCACGCTGTCCATGGACCTTGGTGAATCGATGAGACGTTCGAACTCAAGCGAGGCTAACCTCAACAGAATTAGagaaactttgaagaaaacactCTCTATGACATCGATCAAGAATGCCGGTGGAATTCCCAACCCCAATGCCAATATCGCTAACAACTTCAATAGAGGCATTTCTACATTTACTCTTGAACCGGAGCTTCCGAACGTGGCTCTGATGAACGGATGCCTATGCGCAACGCCTAAATCGTACTCTAATTTTACAACTTCGCCAGTGATGTCGCGTAACGCCTCGCGCAGCAACATCAACACTGCTTATGGCTCCTGGAACGAACCGCACATTTCTGCTCTAAATTCCGGAGCCACGTTAACGGATTCGGAGGCTCAAGCCCAGAACGAGACAATGTCATTAGCCATGGCTTTGGGTACGGGCACGTCGCAAGGAACAGTCACTGGAGGAGAACCAATTCACAGAAACCACAAGACGGTATTTGAATTATGA